AGCCGGTCAGCCCGTCCAGGAATGCCTTGACGTCCTCGGTCCCGGCAATGAGATCGACCAGCTGCTCGAAATCTTCCGCCCAGTCCCCTTCACCCATGACCTCAATCTAGAGAACCCTGGGGCTGGCCACAACAGTCGGGCGGGAATCGCCTGGCTAGCCGATGATGGGGAGGGCAGATGGGGCGCTTTCCACCCTGACTGTGACGTTCGCTTCCACCCTCTTGACTTCGCCATCCATCTGGTACGGCAACGGCTTGAGCGTGGTGAATTCGTAGCTGCTGACGCTCGGCTGATCCCCCAAACCCTGGGTGGTGGCGCGCAACGCTGTCAGCAGCACGCGCCACTTGGGCATGTGCGGAAACACGATGACCTCGAACTTGCCGTCCTTTGGCAGGTTGTCCGCTTCGCTCAGCGTGGCGTACTTGGCCATCTCCGGAATGTTGGCGAAGACGAGGCTGTCGAATTTGTGACGCTTCCCGTCCTCGAGGCGGATCGCGAAAGGCTCGAATTTGGAGAAAGTCTGTATAACCGTGACCATTTCCTTGAGCGCGCCTTTGCTGCCTTTTTCCAGTTCGGTGGCCACAACCGGGGTCAGGCCAAATCCGATATAGGAGTGCGCATATTCCAGGGGCTCATGGTCTTTTTGGCCCGTGTGGATACGGAGAAGGTCGATCGAGTGCACACGGCCCTCGGCAATGGCCTCTTCCAAGGGTTTTGTGGCAGTAATCCGGCTATGGTCGTTGGCATTACCTGCAGCCCTCACGGCACAAACGGCCCGGGGGTTGCCGGCCTGCATGACACCGTTCACCACCTCGTTGTATCCGCCGTCCCCACTCACGGAAACCACAAGGACGTCCCCTCCCTTAGCCGCTGCTTCGCGCGCCAAGTCCACGGCGTGGCCTGCATGCTCGGTGGGCTGGAGGATGATCTCGGGTTGATACGTGAGGAGACTCTTCAACTTGTCGTGCAACTGCTGCGCCAACTCAGGCGCATCCCCCGTGCTGTTGGGATTGAAAATAATGACGATCGACTCAAAGGTCCGGGCAGAATCCACGATGCGCTCCTGATTCATTGCGAGGTCCCTTACAGGCGGCTGTTTTCCTCGAAGTTCCCATAGTATTCGCAAACGCGGTGGGGTTTCGGATGGGGCGTGAACGTGAAAGCATGAAACGTGCCCGCAGAAGCCGGGGTACACGACAATCAGCCTGACGCAGTCCGGTGCTGTGTCAGCGGTGGGGGGCTTGAATGCAAGACTCACGGGAAACAGCGCGAACACTTGTCCTGGACCATGAAATCACCCTTGAGGATTTATGGGCCTGGTACTGGGCCAACGGCGGAAACGCCAGGCAGTGGGACTTTGACGCCTACCTGTTCGGAATCGAAGAGCGTGATCCTTTCGAATTGAAGATCCTCGCCTGGGCCATGGAAGACCTCGAGGCCCGATCACTTCTGTGACATAGCAAAACCGGACCAAACACCCCCGGTAGGGTTACACCATGGGGACGGTTCTTGAGGTTGAAAACTTGAGCGTGGGCTATGCCGGCGATCCGGTGTGTGGCGAGGTTACTGCGACCGTGGCGGCCGGAGAAGTGCTGGGGATCGTGGGCGTCAACGGCGCAGGGAAGTCCACGGTAGCGCGCACCATCGCCGGGCGGCAGTCCCCCTTGGCAGGAGACGTCAAAGTCAATGGCCTCCTGATCGATCCGGACGCCGTTCCGTTCCGCCGGCAGGTTTCGGCTGTTTTCGATGACGACCTCTTCTTTCCCTCCCTCACAGTCCGGGAGCACTTGCTCCTGATCGCCCGCGGGCACTCGCTGGAGAACCCCGAGACGAAGGTCGAGGAGGAGCTGGAGTTCTTCGGCCTCCTGGGACGGGCCCACGCGATACCCGACGCATTGTCTTCGGGCCAGCGGCGGCGACTGCTCCTGGCCGCTGGATTGATCCGACCGTCGTCGCTCCTGATCCTGGACGAGCCTGAACAACGGCTCGATCCGCAGATGCGCGTCGCAGTGGGTGCCCGCATCGCGGAGCACGCCGATCACGGTGGAGCGGTGGTCCTTGTCACCCACGATCCCCAACTGCTGCTCGCTATTGCCTCCACCTGCCTAGTCATTGACGAGGTA
This Paenarthrobacter sp. GOM3 DNA region includes the following protein-coding sequences:
- a CDS encoding ABC transporter ATP-binding protein, with the translated sequence MGTVLEVENLSVGYAGDPVCGEVTATVAAGEVLGIVGVNGAGKSTVARTIAGRQSPLAGDVKVNGLLIDPDAVPFRRQVSAVFDDDLFFPSLTVREHLLLIARGHSLENPETKVEEELEFFGLLGRAHAIPDALSSGQRRRLLLAAGLIRPSSLLILDEPEQRLDPQMRVAVGARIAEHADHGGAVVLVTHDPQLLLAIASTCLVIDEVVRELAPEHGASIISGS
- a CDS encoding diacylglycerol/lipid kinase family protein is translated as MNQERIVDSARTFESIVIIFNPNSTGDAPELAQQLHDKLKSLLTYQPEIILQPTEHAGHAVDLAREAAAKGGDVLVVSVSGDGGYNEVVNGVMQAGNPRAVCAVRAAGNANDHSRITATKPLEEAIAEGRVHSIDLLRIHTGQKDHEPLEYAHSYIGFGLTPVVATELEKGSKGALKEMVTVIQTFSKFEPFAIRLEDGKRHKFDSLVFANIPEMAKYATLSEADNLPKDGKFEVIVFPHMPKWRVLLTALRATTQGLGDQPSVSSYEFTTLKPLPYQMDGEVKRVEANVTVRVESAPSALPIIG